The Echinicola rosea genome has a segment encoding these proteins:
- a CDS encoding 3'-5' exonuclease: MIPYKISKDEVNELPLGHFEGEIVLIEDENLIPEAVEELRKYSKIGFDTETRPSFRKGVHHDVSLLQLSTPDKAFLFRLNHVGFPSSVRSILEDPNRVKIGAAVRDDIKALKKLEPSFSQASFFDLNEELKKVGFHNVGVRNLSAMVLNIRISKSEQVSNWEAEELTPKQQLYAATDAWACLEVFNALYQKGYLDDLFSNQTS, translated from the coding sequence ATGATTCCATATAAAATTAGTAAAGACGAAGTCAATGAACTTCCCTTGGGGCATTTTGAAGGAGAGATTGTGTTGATTGAGGATGAGAATCTGATTCCTGAGGCAGTAGAAGAGTTAAGGAAGTATTCAAAGATCGGATTTGATACCGAAACAAGGCCTTCTTTTAGGAAGGGAGTGCACCATGATGTTTCGCTATTGCAGCTATCTACTCCAGACAAAGCCTTTTTGTTTCGGCTAAACCACGTGGGCTTTCCCAGCTCAGTCAGGAGTATTTTGGAAGATCCCAACCGGGTGAAAATCGGTGCAGCTGTTCGCGATGATATCAAGGCACTTAAAAAATTGGAACCTTCTTTTAGCCAAGCGAGTTTCTTTGACCTAAATGAAGAGCTGAAGAAAGTAGGTTTTCACAATGTAGGTGTCAGGAACTTGAGCGCAATGGTACTCAATATCCGTATATCCAAGTCCGAGCAAGTGTCCAACTGGGAGGCTGAGGAGTTGACGCCAAAACAGCAATTGTATGCCGCTACAGATGCTTGGGCCTGCTTGGAGGTTTTTAATGCACTCTACCAAAAAGGCTATCTGGACGACTTGTTTTCTAACCAGACTTCTTGA
- the nhaC gene encoding Na+/H+ antiporter NhaC, with amino-acid sequence MTKPQQKASLGEAMIPILFLIILLVINIRVFGTDSLSGSNQMVLILSSSVASLIAIFRLKMSWETLQKGIVNSIGAAMPSILILLLIGALAGTWLLSGIVPAMIYYGLKILSPGIFLLAACVVSAIVSIATGSSWTTVATVGVALLGIGRALGFEEGVIAGAIISGAYFGDKMSPLSDTTNLAPAMAGTDLFTHIRHMTKTTVPSILITLIILGILGFTIDVSGSVEQVKGISEVISDKFNITGWLFLVPALVLGMIIKKVPAVPALLAGALLGGVFAVVFQPQIIEGIAGEPGASYTYQSFKAVMMSLYGDISISTSNAMVNELLSTGGMAGMLFTIWLIISAMIFGGVMEESGMLLVIAEAVIRKVHSLGSLIASTAATCVFFNLTTSDQYLAILVPGRMYADIYKKRGLKGENLSRTLEDSATVTSVLVPWNTCGATQASVLGVATLTYAPYCFFNIISPFMTVLYGYLKLGINYYSEEEMREIQKELAV; translated from the coding sequence ATGACGAAACCTCAACAAAAAGCAAGCCTAGGGGAGGCAATGATTCCCATATTATTTCTTATTATTTTATTGGTCATTAACATCCGGGTGTTTGGAACCGATAGCTTGTCCGGTTCGAATCAGATGGTGTTGATTCTTTCCTCCAGTGTGGCATCGTTGATCGCAATATTTCGGTTAAAGATGAGTTGGGAAACCCTCCAAAAGGGAATTGTAAACAGCATTGGAGCGGCGATGCCTTCGATCCTGATTTTGTTGTTGATTGGCGCATTGGCGGGGACTTGGTTACTGAGCGGGATTGTTCCAGCGATGATTTATTATGGGTTAAAGATCCTTAGCCCAGGGATATTCTTGTTGGCAGCTTGTGTGGTAAGTGCAATTGTTTCCATCGCCACAGGTAGCAGTTGGACCACAGTGGCGACAGTGGGAGTAGCCTTGTTGGGAATAGGAAGAGCCTTGGGCTTCGAAGAAGGGGTGATTGCTGGAGCGATCATCTCAGGAGCTTATTTTGGGGATAAAATGTCGCCGCTTTCAGATACGACTAATCTCGCGCCAGCAATGGCAGGGACGGACCTGTTTACCCATATCCGGCACATGACCAAAACGACGGTTCCTTCCATTTTGATAACATTGATCATTTTGGGAATACTAGGTTTTACCATAGATGTGAGTGGTTCAGTAGAGCAAGTAAAAGGGATTTCCGAAGTCATCTCAGATAAGTTTAACATCACAGGCTGGTTGTTTTTAGTCCCGGCATTGGTATTGGGCATGATCATCAAGAAGGTGCCAGCAGTACCCGCCTTGCTTGCAGGAGCATTGCTGGGGGGCGTTTTTGCGGTGGTTTTCCAGCCACAGATCATTGAAGGTATTGCTGGGGAACCTGGAGCCAGCTATACCTATCAGTCGTTTAAGGCTGTGATGATGTCGCTATATGGAGATATAAGTATTTCCACCTCCAATGCGATGGTAAACGAACTGCTTTCCACCGGCGGCATGGCTGGGATGTTGTTCACCATTTGGCTGATCATCTCGGCCATGATATTTGGCGGGGTGATGGAAGAAAGCGGAATGCTGCTAGTGATCGCTGAGGCGGTCATTAGAAAGGTGCATTCCTTGGGCTCATTGATTGCTTCGACCGCTGCGACTTGTGTATTCTTTAACCTCACGACTTCAGATCAATATTTGGCCATATTAGTACCGGGGAGAATGTATGCAGATATTTATAAGAAAAGAGGACTTAAAGGAGAAAACCTTAGCCGGACATTGGAAGATAGTGCTACGGTAACTTCCGTGTTGGTGCCATGGAATACTTGTGGAGCCACACAAGCTTCTGTGCTTGGAGTGGCCACTTTGACATATGCTCCTTATTGTTTTTTTAATATCATCAGTCCATTTATGACTGTCTTGTACGGATACCTTAAGCTTGGTATCAATTATTATTCGGAAGAAGAAATGAGAGAAATCCAAAAAGAACTGGCCGTATGA
- a CDS encoding sugar 3,4-ketoisomerase: protein MTKPYIFHLGETKNSSGKLNFWERSQLPFEVRRAFWITEVPEGGVRGVHAHKVDNQITVCLQGSVKVTLEDLEDNQYEYILKDSGEALYLPRLVWSTFTFTANSVLLVLSESDFDEADYIRNKEEFDKLKDGDNEKL from the coding sequence ATGACCAAACCCTACATTTTTCATCTTGGAGAAACGAAAAATTCATCCGGAAAATTGAATTTTTGGGAGCGAAGCCAGCTGCCATTTGAAGTGAGAAGGGCTTTTTGGATTACGGAAGTTCCTGAGGGAGGAGTCCGGGGAGTCCATGCCCACAAGGTGGATAACCAGATTACAGTTTGTCTCCAGGGGAGTGTCAAGGTAACCTTGGAGGATTTGGAAGACAACCAATATGAATATATCCTTAAAGATAGCGGGGAAGCACTTTATTTACCGCGGTTGGTTTGGTCTACGTTTACCTTTACTGCAAATAGCGTGCTTTTGGTACTGTCAGAAAGCGATTTTGACGAAGCGGATTATATAAGAAATAAAGAGGAATTTGATAAGCTTAAAGATGGAGATAACGAAAAACTATGA
- a CDS encoding DUF4494 domain-containing protein, translated as MRTWFLCKVKYAKENEQGLLKNVTEQYLIDAVSFTEAEARIYDMLGSVIRGDFQVTNISKSNIVDVFFYDDIDLWHKCKITYVVADADSGKEKKVTQYMLVTAHDVKEAYERIHESLSNMLVTFRVPDINESPIVEIFPYESEDEELLPPPPSHLKPVSEVKADQQRRDEARAENQQNHTHEEEEEEAVEDETTIEDEHSEEDIEIKEEVSEEEDHTEDSEEEDK; from the coding sequence ATGAGAACTTGGTTTTTGTGTAAAGTAAAGTACGCGAAAGAAAATGAGCAGGGACTGCTTAAAAATGTAACGGAACAATACCTCATCGATGCGGTATCATTTACAGAAGCAGAAGCCCGGATTTATGATATGCTGGGAAGTGTCATCCGGGGGGATTTCCAAGTGACCAATATCAGCAAAAGTAATATCGTGGATGTGTTCTTTTATGATGACATCGATCTGTGGCACAAGTGTAAGATCACCTATGTCGTGGCCGATGCCGACAGCGGAAAAGAAAAAAAGGTCACCCAATACATGCTGGTTACGGCTCACGATGTGAAAGAGGCTTATGAGCGCATTCACGAAAGCCTGAGCAATATGCTGGTGACCTTCCGTGTTCCAGACATCAACGAAAGTCCTATCGTAGAAATCTTCCCCTATGAAAGTGAGGACGAAGAATTGTTACCGCCACCACCTTCTCACCTTAAGCCTGTCAGTGAAGTGAAGGCTGATCAGCAAAGAAGGGATGAAGCCCGGGCAGAAAATCAACAAAACCACACTCATGAAGAGGAGGAAGAAGAGGCCGTAGAAGACGAAACCACGATCGAAGACGAGCATTCCGAGGAGGATATAGAAATCAAAGAAGAAGTAAGTGAAGAGGAAGATCATACGGAAGACTCCGAAGAGGAGGACAAATAA
- a CDS encoding cation:proton antiporter — MITTLLASAEIPMLPEIVIIFGLATLVIMLFTRLKIPTIIGFLLTGTIAGPYGLSLVNASATVDVLSEIGIILLLFVIGMEFSLKSLMSIKKAVFIGGSLQVALTILTATITAYFFGFDWNVAVFFGFLLALSSTAIVLKLLQETGQVNNLSGKTILAILIFQDIIIVPMMLFTPMLAGESDNVLLSLFFMAIKGGLVILFTILSAKYLIPQLLFWVAKTRNEELFLLSIIVICFSVAFLTSLMGLSLGLGAFLAGLIISESEYSHHATGKILPFREIFLSFFFVSVGMLFDVTFLFSHIEIILGILLLVLVFKFTMTVIAVRSIGIDFKEAFIVGFSIFQIGEFSLLLAQEGVEIGLIDQTHYQYFLAVSILTMAITPFVLKNREKLAFKMLDAPLPQRLKTHLTTPTGNISMANMEGEEMSDHLVIIGYGLNGRNLSKAAKRAKIPYAIIEMNPETVRTEGEKGEPIIYGDASNEMVLKHVNIHLSRVVVIAISNSDATKSIITAIRLLTQNASIIVRTRYVNEIAANLSMGANEVIPEEFETSIEIFTRVLNKYLIAKDDIEDFTEEVRSHNYEMFRATQNRGRDRLNIDLPEINFVSLKVDRDSGSYINKPLKKVNLRETLGVNLVALKREGQTTSHIDGDTKLKFGDIVYVVGKPDGLSEFEKAIGEKD, encoded by the coding sequence ATGATTACGACATTACTAGCTTCGGCAGAAATCCCCATGCTACCTGAAATAGTCATCATCTTCGGATTGGCGACTTTGGTAATCATGCTGTTTACACGGCTGAAAATCCCCACCATCATTGGTTTTTTACTGACAGGTACCATTGCCGGCCCATATGGACTATCCTTGGTGAATGCATCCGCAACAGTAGATGTGCTCAGTGAAATAGGCATCATCCTACTGCTCTTTGTCATCGGCATGGAGTTTTCGCTAAAAAGCCTGATGTCTATTAAAAAGGCTGTCTTTATAGGCGGCTCCCTTCAGGTGGCTCTCACCATATTGACCGCTACTATTACGGCCTATTTCTTCGGATTTGATTGGAATGTTGCCGTTTTCTTTGGCTTTTTGCTGGCATTAAGCAGTACGGCCATAGTCCTAAAGCTCCTTCAGGAAACGGGGCAGGTAAACAACCTCTCGGGCAAAACCATTTTAGCCATTTTAATTTTCCAAGACATCATTATTGTACCGATGATGCTGTTTACACCTATGCTGGCCGGCGAATCGGACAATGTGTTGCTTTCACTGTTTTTTATGGCAATTAAAGGTGGATTGGTAATACTTTTCACCATCCTATCTGCCAAATACCTGATTCCGCAATTGCTCTTTTGGGTGGCCAAAACCAGAAACGAAGAGCTTTTTCTCTTGAGCATTATCGTGATTTGTTTCAGCGTAGCCTTTCTCACCTCACTAATGGGACTTTCGCTAGGCTTGGGAGCTTTTTTGGCCGGATTGATCATCAGCGAATCAGAGTACAGCCATCATGCTACTGGAAAGATCCTCCCCTTTAGGGAAATTTTTCTCAGCTTTTTCTTCGTATCGGTGGGCATGTTATTTGACGTTACCTTTCTTTTCTCACATATTGAAATCATCCTGGGCATACTGTTGCTGGTATTGGTTTTTAAATTCACCATGACCGTCATCGCTGTACGCTCTATAGGCATTGATTTTAAGGAAGCCTTTATTGTAGGCTTTTCCATTTTCCAAATCGGTGAATTTTCCCTATTGCTGGCACAAGAAGGGGTAGAAATTGGCCTGATTGACCAAACCCACTACCAATATTTCTTGGCCGTATCTATTTTGACCATGGCCATCACCCCCTTTGTCCTCAAAAACAGGGAAAAACTGGCCTTTAAAATGCTGGATGCTCCGCTCCCGCAAAGATTAAAAACGCACCTCACCACTCCCACTGGCAATATCTCCATGGCCAACATGGAGGGGGAAGAAATGTCCGACCACCTGGTCATCATCGGCTATGGCTTAAATGGCCGAAACCTTTCCAAAGCTGCCAAAAGGGCAAAAATCCCTTATGCCATAATTGAAATGAATCCTGAAACCGTACGGACGGAAGGAGAAAAAGGAGAGCCCATCATTTATGGTGATGCCTCTAATGAAATGGTGCTCAAGCACGTGAATATCCATTTGTCACGCGTAGTGGTGATTGCCATTTCCAATTCAGACGCCACCAAAAGCATCATCACGGCCATCAGGCTCCTCACCCAAAATGCCTCCATCATCGTCCGCACCCGATATGTCAACGAGATTGCCGCAAACCTCTCCATGGGTGCTAATGAAGTAATTCCGGAGGAATTCGAAACCTCCATTGAGATTTTTACGCGGGTGCTGAACAAGTACCTTATCGCCAAAGATGATATCGAAGATTTTACCGAAGAAGTAAGGTCGCACAATTATGAGATGTTTCGTGCTACCCAGAATAGAGGCCGTGACAGGCTGAACATCGATCTTCCCGAAATCAATTTCGTCTCGCTAAAAGTGGACAGGGACAGCGGCTCATACATCAATAAACCTCTCAAGAAAGTTAACCTGCGCGAAACCCTTGGTGTCAACTTGGTGGCGCTAAAACGCGAAGGCCAAACTACCTCCCATATTGATGGAGATACAAAATTGAAATTCGGAGATATCGTATATGTAGTGGGGAAACCTGATGGACTCAGTGAATTCGAAAAAGCCATTGGAGAAAAGGATTGA
- a CDS encoding NAD(P)/FAD-dependent oxidoreductase, producing the protein MLSYWEKKNLIQYDLIIVGAGFVGLSTAIHYKEKYPGRSVLVLERGVFPSGASTRNAGFACFGSLSEIAEDLENFQEDEVFELVTKRRMGIKNIRSVFGDEAIDYSSCGGFDLIREQEAHYMEKVDTINALLSPVFGTNVFEEVSDRKAYGFSDNILHLVKNKFEGQLDPAKYIQCLWKRCREMNIQILTGAEVKKLDEQNCRAYVHSFYDEEIAFQSRIMALCSNAFIGQLLEGEDVNIRPGRGMIMVSDPIKDMALKGTFHMEKGYVYFRNVDGRLLVGGGRNISEQDEITTERGINEEIKAYLQEITENTILPNRIISWDMEWSGTMAFGDSKKPIIRQISPRVAVGVRLGGMGVALGWETGKELASLLSD; encoded by the coding sequence ATGTTAAGCTATTGGGAGAAGAAGAACCTTATTCAATATGATTTGATAATTGTGGGGGCTGGTTTTGTGGGATTGTCCACGGCCATTCACTACAAGGAAAAATACCCGGGAAGATCAGTATTGGTATTGGAAAGGGGCGTGTTTCCCAGTGGTGCCAGCACCAGAAATGCAGGATTTGCCTGTTTTGGCAGTTTGAGCGAGATCGCAGAGGATTTAGAAAATTTCCAGGAAGATGAAGTTTTTGAGTTGGTGACCAAAAGAAGGATGGGGATCAAAAATATCAGGAGTGTTTTTGGCGATGAAGCCATAGATTATAGCTCATGTGGTGGCTTTGACCTGATCAGAGAGCAAGAAGCGCATTATATGGAGAAGGTCGATACCATCAATGCCCTGCTCAGCCCTGTTTTTGGTACCAATGTCTTTGAAGAAGTGTCGGATCGTAAGGCCTATGGCTTTTCGGATAATATCCTTCATTTGGTTAAGAATAAGTTTGAGGGGCAGCTGGATCCTGCCAAATATATTCAATGTCTCTGGAAGCGATGTCGGGAAATGAACATTCAGATCCTGACAGGCGCGGAGGTGAAAAAGTTGGATGAGCAAAATTGCAGGGCCTATGTGCATTCTTTTTACGACGAGGAAATCGCTTTTCAGAGTAGGATCATGGCCCTATGCTCCAATGCTTTCATTGGCCAACTACTGGAGGGAGAGGATGTGAATATCCGTCCTGGAAGGGGGATGATCATGGTCAGCGACCCGATAAAGGACATGGCCCTAAAAGGAACTTTTCATATGGAAAAGGGCTATGTTTATTTTAGGAATGTGGATGGACGGCTTTTGGTAGGGGGAGGCAGGAATATCTCCGAACAGGATGAAATTACCACCGAAAGGGGCATCAACGAGGAGATCAAAGCCTACCTTCAGGAAATTACCGAAAATACGATTTTGCCCAATAGAATTATTTCGTGGGATATGGAGTGGTCAGGAACCATGGCTTTTGGGGATTCCAAAAAACCCATTATTCGTCAGATTTCTCCGCGAGTGGCGGTAGGCGTTCGCCTTGGAGGCATGGGAGTGGCATTGGGTTGGGAAACCGGAAAAGAGTTAGCTAGTTTACTCAGTGACTGA
- a CDS encoding IMPACT family protein — translation MEDTFLTLKSDSEGLYKEKGSKFLAFAYPVQDEDEIKERLEALKKKYYDARHHCYAYMLGRDQSQFRANDDGEPNHSAGDPILGQIRSHELSNVLIVVVRYFGGTKLGVGGLITAYKTAAAEAISANEIITAVVTKKIRFRFDYLDMNDVMRLIKDYDLQIIKQDFDNTCSMTLSIREKLWGEVTAQLEEISSFKKSG, via the coding sequence ATGGAAGATACCTTTTTGACCTTAAAGTCCGATTCAGAGGGTTTGTATAAAGAAAAAGGAAGTAAATTTTTGGCTTTTGCTTATCCCGTTCAGGATGAAGATGAAATCAAGGAAAGATTAGAGGCCTTGAAAAAAAAGTACTACGATGCCCGTCACCATTGCTATGCCTATATGCTTGGCCGAGACCAATCCCAATTCCGTGCCAATGATGATGGAGAGCCCAATCACTCTGCTGGTGACCCCATTCTAGGACAGATACGCTCACACGAACTCAGTAATGTATTGATTGTGGTAGTGCGCTATTTTGGAGGAACCAAACTTGGTGTAGGTGGACTTATCACGGCCTATAAAACTGCCGCCGCCGAGGCCATCTCAGCAAATGAAATCATCACCGCCGTCGTCACCAAAAAGATCCGTTTTCGATTTGATTACCTGGACATGAACGATGTCATGCGCCTGATAAAAGACTATGATCTTCAAATTATCAAGCAGGATTTTGACAATACCTGTAGCATGACACTTAGCATTAGAGAGAAGCTGTGGGGAGAGGTCACCGCCCAACTTGAGGAGATTTCTTCTTTCAAGAAGTCTGGTTAG
- a CDS encoding GNAT family N-acetyltransferase yields the protein MEITKNYDFVLQENPPTDHPYFLHDYLVGEGERYVCAKLLKKQKVRALIYVVLKADGTAISLNHAPFGGFWTEKRISSDSLQYLVTELILALRDLGANSFRIVQPPGIYGDNNPLVHYILKCQGFQLDGILLHHFLEDKKFIKGFIHAKISKHKKKIKKLHFTVATGNIKTFNFLKDIKQWRSQRSHEYNVQEEKLIQQVSAYADRYFLVSIYHGEQAAAHALCVKLTPNSLYYYLPAINPSLQQAYTGEGLLFEVIRLGESLGVDFIDLGSSDLDGQPNHSLIRYKMKNANNTANKLIWNLKL from the coding sequence ATGGAGATAACGAAAAACTATGATTTCGTATTACAGGAAAATCCCCCGACAGATCACCCTTATTTTTTGCATGACTATTTGGTAGGAGAAGGGGAGCGTTATGTTTGTGCCAAGTTGCTGAAAAAGCAGAAGGTGAGGGCATTGATCTATGTCGTATTGAAGGCTGATGGTACCGCGATATCCCTTAATCATGCACCATTTGGTGGTTTTTGGACAGAGAAAAGGATTTCTTCTGATAGTTTGCAATACCTTGTTACCGAACTTATCTTGGCGCTACGGGATCTTGGAGCGAATAGTTTCCGAATCGTCCAACCTCCCGGGATCTATGGTGATAATAATCCGTTGGTGCATTATATTTTAAAGTGTCAGGGGTTTCAGCTGGATGGGATTTTATTGCATCACTTTTTGGAGGACAAGAAGTTTATCAAGGGATTTATCCATGCCAAAATTTCCAAGCACAAAAAAAAGATCAAGAAGCTCCATTTTACAGTAGCAACAGGAAATATCAAGACCTTTAATTTTCTAAAAGACATCAAGCAATGGCGTTCGCAAAGGAGCCATGAATATAATGTCCAGGAAGAAAAACTCATTCAGCAAGTCAGTGCTTATGCAGACCGCTATTTTTTGGTGTCGATCTATCATGGGGAACAGGCCGCAGCGCACGCACTTTGTGTAAAATTGACCCCGAATAGCCTATATTATTATCTGCCGGCAATCAACCCTTCCTTGCAGCAGGCTTACACCGGTGAGGGCTTGCTATTTGAAGTGATCCGTCTGGGAGAATCCTTGGGCGTGGATTTTATTGATTTGGGGTCTTCGGATCTGGATGGTCAGCCCAACCATAGCCTGATTCGCTACAAAATGAAAAATGCCAATAATACAGCTAACAAGCTCATTTGGAATTTAAAGCTATAG
- a CDS encoding patatin-like phospholipase family protein gives MWNNIVHSFPILLLKLHLKKNLALVGIWVLLVLIFSDNFGKVLGIPYLFLDPEYLNSVSWMGFFMMGIAFAVFTMAFHMTTYIMDAARFQFLAALSRPFIRFCVNNSLIPLVVYLIYIVNVITFQVDNISEDGWGIFGYLLGFIGGNLLMYIMMFGYFALTNKDFFVMFTDSLDKQLRKVKVSRANVIKRYKDMKKAKDTVDTYLDIDLKFKKVREDLSRFEGHKLLKVFDQNHLNLVIIGVILVAIILFLGFFRDYKFLQFPAAMSVLLILSVLTLMVGALTFWLRSWSTFVVVLFFLLLNASSKTEWLNRPHTALGMDYKVEKAPYNLHRMQSLLHPDTLEKDKKKTLEILENWRAKFPKGEKPKMLLIACSGGGQRAALWTLHVLQQMHLRSEGRFMPHTQLITGASGGAVGAAFFRELYLRCQDDPSIHLADQKYLRQISSDNLNPIIFTLMVNDLLIRNQYVKYNGRYYLQDRGYAFENQLNINTGKVLDKPLHAYAEPEYRSKIPMMPVAPLIVNDGRKLYISPHHVSYMCVSEDPNLAIDEKSQAIDFLRFYDQQGGNDLRFISALRMGATFPFITPNIQLPSDPQMEIMDSGLSDNFGVKDALRFISVFEDWMEANTSGVVLVTIRDSEKNLEIENKTPPTILQKLITPLKNIYINWDNVQTINNETMFNYMKSNVGFELDRIEFEYSTKDFLERHGPTNASGEIDNKELDVQRASLNWRLTAREKRDILDCIGSLQNQRSLDRLSQLFSQH, from the coding sequence ATGTGGAATAATATTGTGCATAGTTTTCCGATACTATTGCTTAAGTTACACCTGAAAAAAAACTTGGCATTGGTGGGGATTTGGGTGCTTTTGGTCCTGATTTTTTCGGATAATTTCGGTAAAGTTCTGGGGATTCCCTATTTGTTTTTGGATCCTGAGTACCTAAATAGTGTTTCATGGATGGGATTTTTTATGATGGGGATTGCGTTTGCCGTTTTTACCATGGCTTTTCATATGACCACTTATATTATGGATGCTGCCAGGTTCCAGTTTTTGGCGGCCCTATCCAGACCATTTATTCGGTTTTGTGTAAACAATAGCCTTATACCATTGGTGGTTTACCTGATCTATATCGTGAACGTGATCACCTTTCAGGTGGACAATATCAGTGAGGATGGTTGGGGAATATTTGGGTATCTTCTAGGCTTTATCGGTGGAAATTTGCTGATGTACATAATGATGTTTGGTTATTTTGCTTTGACCAATAAGGATTTTTTTGTCATGTTCACCGATAGTTTGGACAAGCAATTACGGAAAGTAAAAGTGTCCCGGGCCAATGTCATCAAACGGTACAAAGACATGAAAAAGGCCAAAGATACAGTGGATACCTACTTGGATATTGACCTGAAGTTTAAAAAAGTACGGGAAGATTTGTCCAGGTTTGAGGGGCATAAACTGCTGAAGGTGTTTGACCAAAATCACCTTAATCTGGTGATAATCGGCGTGATATTAGTCGCTATTATCCTTTTCTTGGGTTTTTTTAGAGATTATAAATTTTTACAATTCCCTGCTGCGATGAGCGTTTTGCTTATATTGTCTGTATTGACCTTGATGGTCGGTGCACTCACATTTTGGCTGAGGAGCTGGTCCACATTTGTAGTGGTATTGTTCTTTTTACTGTTGAATGCCAGTTCGAAAACCGAGTGGCTAAACCGACCTCATACGGCATTGGGGATGGATTATAAGGTGGAAAAAGCACCTTATAATTTACATAGGATGCAGTCGCTTCTCCATCCGGACACTTTGGAGAAGGACAAGAAAAAAACCTTGGAGATATTGGAAAATTGGCGTGCAAAGTTCCCAAAAGGAGAGAAGCCGAAGATGTTGCTCATTGCCTGTAGTGGAGGTGGACAGCGGGCGGCTTTGTGGACGCTGCATGTGCTGCAGCAGATGCACCTGCGGAGTGAGGGAAGGTTTATGCCCCATACTCAGCTGATTACAGGGGCTTCTGGTGGAGCGGTGGGGGCAGCTTTCTTTAGGGAATTGTACCTGCGGTGTCAAGATGATCCTTCTATACACCTTGCGGATCAAAAGTATCTTAGGCAGATTTCTTCTGATAACCTTAACCCCATTATTTTTACGTTGATGGTCAATGACCTGCTGATCCGAAACCAGTATGTGAAATACAATGGGAGGTATTATTTACAGGATAGGGGGTATGCTTTTGAAAACCAGTTGAATATCAATACCGGTAAAGTGCTCGACAAGCCGCTTCATGCTTATGCTGAGCCTGAGTATCGGTCAAAGATCCCGATGATGCCCGTGGCGCCGCTGATTGTAAATGACGGACGTAAACTGTACATTTCTCCTCATCATGTGAGCTATATGTGTGTGTCCGAAGATCCCAATTTGGCAATAGATGAAAAAAGCCAAGCCATTGATTTTTTGAGGTTTTACGATCAGCAAGGAGGGAATGACTTGCGGTTTATTAGTGCACTGCGGATGGGGGCTACTTTTCCTTTTATAACACCCAATATCCAACTCCCTTCTGATCCCCAAATGGAAATTATGGATTCTGGATTGTCCGATAATTTTGGGGTGAAGGACGCCTTGAGATTTATCAGTGTTTTTGAAGATTGGATGGAAGCGAACACCTCTGGGGTAGTCCTAGTGACGATAAGGGATTCTGAGAAAAACCTGGAAATCGAAAATAAGACCCCGCCTACGATCTTACAAAAGCTGATCACGCCCTTGAAAAATATTTATATAAACTGGGATAATGTGCAGACCATCAATAATGAAACGATGTTTAACTACATGAAATCTAACGTGGGGTTTGAGCTGGACCGAATAGAGTTTGAGTATTCGACGAAGGATTTTCTAGAACGGCACGGCCCTACCAACGCTTCGGGGGAGATAGATAACAAAGAACTGGATGTTCAGCGCGCCTCCCTCAACTGGCGGCTGACAGCAAGGGAAAAGCGCGATATTTTGGATTGTATCGGAAGCCTGCAGAACCAACGATCCCTTGATCGCCTTTCGCAACTATTTTCCCAGCATTGA
- a CDS encoding Mpo1 family 2-hydroxy fatty acid dioxygenase, whose translation MRKIDQLLEEYGVSHQNQTNKMIHWFCVPAIFFSVVGLIYSIPAGPISFLQDHMGSFANWATIVLIVVLFYYYSLSPPLALGMFLFSALCLFLANFITIVVPIPLWTVCLIIFFFSWVLQFLGHKIEGKKPSFLKDIQFLLIGPAWLMHFIYKQFGFSY comes from the coding sequence ATAAGAAAAATTGACCAATTATTAGAAGAATATGGGGTAAGCCATCAAAATCAGACCAATAAAATGATTCATTGGTTTTGTGTTCCTGCAATATTCTTTAGCGTGGTAGGACTTATATACAGTATCCCTGCAGGCCCCATCAGCTTTCTACAGGATCATATGGGTTCCTTTGCCAATTGGGCCACGATCGTTTTGATCGTCGTCTTGTTCTATTATTACTCCCTATCCCCGCCCTTGGCCCTGGGAATGTTCCTGTTTTCTGCCCTTTGCTTGTTCCTGGCCAATTTTATTACCATTGTCGTTCCTATTCCGCTGTGGACAGTGTGTTTGATCATATTTTTCTTTTCATGGGTACTACAGTTCTTAGGTCATAAAATAGAAGGGAAAAAACCTTCGTTCTTAAAGGACATCCAATTTCTGTTGATCGGCCCAGCTTGGTTGATGCACTTTATTTACAAACAGTTTGGCTTTTCTTATTGA